In Colletotrichum higginsianum IMI 349063 chromosome 1, whole genome shotgun sequence, one genomic interval encodes:
- a CDS encoding Adenylyl-sulfate kinase, which translates to MATNITWHPSLSRHERNQLRSQRGFTMWLTGLSASGKSTVATALEQHLLHLGVAAYRLDGDNVRFGLNKDLGFSEKDRNENIRRIAEVAKLFADSSTVAITSFISPYRADRQVARELHAQAGQNNDDAIPFIEIFVDVPLEVAEQRDPKGLYKKARAGEIKDFTGISAPYEEPLSPEIIIRTDKSSVEECVAQIADWLIKEGLISTSKTT; encoded by the exons ATGGCTAC CAACATCACATGgcacccctccctctcgcgcCATGAGCGCAACCAGCTTCGCAGCCAGCGCGGCTTCACTATGTGGCTGACCGGACTCTCTGCCTCGGGCAAGTCTACCGTTGCCACCGCCCTTGAACAGCATCTGCTGCACCTGGGAGTTGCCGCCTACCGTCTGGATGGCGACAACGTTCGGTTCGGGCTCAACAAGGACCTCGGTTTCTCCGAAAAGGACCGCAACGAGAACATCCGTCGCATCGCAGAG GTCGCCAAGCTGTTTGCTGACTCCTCAACTGTCGCTATCACCTCCTTCATCTCCCCCTACCGCGCCGATCGCCAAGTAGCTCGCGAGCTACACGCCCAGGCCGGTCAGAACAACGACGATGCCATTCCCTTCATCGAGATCTTCGTCGACGTGCCCCTTGAGGTTGCTGAGCAGCGCGACCCCAAAGGTCTTTACAAGAAGGCGAGGGCTGGAGAGATTAAGGACTTCACCGGCATTTCCGCCCCCTACGAGGAGCCTTTGAGCCCCGAAATTATCATTAGGACCGACAAGTCGAGTGTCGAAGAGTGTGTGGCCCAGATTGCCGACTGGTTGATTAAGGAAGGCCTTATTTCCACGAGTAAAACGACCTAA